One Doryrhamphus excisus isolate RoL2022-K1 chromosome 17, RoL_Dexc_1.0, whole genome shotgun sequence genomic region harbors:
- the LOC131105184 gene encoding aldehyde dehydrogenase, mitochondrial-like has product MIRALISRTLPRLNAVSVCRYSAAAIPAPSTQPEVHFNKLFINNQWQDAASGKTFPTVNPATGEVICHVAEASEVDVDKAVKAAQDAFRLGSPWRRMDASHRGLLLSRLADAIERDAGYLAELETLDNGKPYAVAYTVDVPNVVKCFRYYAGWADKWEGKTIPIDGDYFCYTRHEPIGVCGQIIPWNFPLLMQAWKLGPALATGNTVVMKVAEQTPLTALYVANLIKEVGFPEGVVNILPGMGPSAGAAIARHMDVDKVAFTGSTEVGHLIQQASGNSNLKKVTLELGGKSPNIILSDANMEDAVEQAHFALFFNQGQCCCAGSRTYVQADIYEEFVERSAERAKRRVVGNPFDLKTEQGPQVDEEQFNKILGYISSGKREGAKLMCGGGAAADRGYFIQPTVFGDVQDDMTIAREEIFGPVMQILKFKTLEEVVERANDSKYGLAAAVFTKDIDKASYISNALRAGTVWINCYDVFGAQAPFGGYKASGNGRELGEYGLDNYTEVKTVTMRVPQKNS; this is encoded by the exons CTGTTCATCAACAACCAATGGCAGGATGCAGCAAGTGGAAAAACCTTCCCCACTGTCAACCCGGCAACAGGAGAGGTCATATGTCACGTGGCCGAGGCTAGTGAG GTTGACGTTGACAAAGCAGTGAAAGCAGCACAGGATGCCTTCCGTTTGGGTTCGCCATGGAGACGGATGGACGCCTCCCATCGCGGCCTTCTTCTCAGCCGCTTGGCTGACGCAATTGAGAGAGACGCTGGCTACCTTGCG GAACTGGAGACTCTTGACAATGGGAAGCCATATGCAGTTGCCTACACAGTGGATGTGCCCAATGTGGTGAAATGTTTCAG GTACTACGCAGGATGGGCTGACAAATGGGAAGGAAAGACCATCCCCATCGATGGAGATTATTTCTGCTACACCAGACATGAACCCATTGGAGTCTGTGGACAGATCATACCG tgGAACTTCCCTCTCTTGATGCAGGCGTGGAAACTTGGCCCTGCTCTTGCAACGGGTAACACGGTGGTGATGAAAGTTGCTGAGCAGACGCCGCTCACCGCGCTCTACGTGGCCAACCTTATCAAAGAG GTGGGCTTCCCTGAAGGAGTGGTGAATATTTTGCCCGGCATGGGGCCTTCAGCCGGAGCTGCCATTGCAAGACACATGGACGTTGACAAAGTGGCCTTCACAGGATCCACAGAG GTGGGTCATCTCATCCAGCAGGCATCAGGCAACAGCAACCTAAAAAAGGTCACGCTGGAGCTTGGAGGAAAGAGTCCCAACATCATCCTGTCTGATGCAAACA TGGAGGATGCGGTGGAGCAGGCCCACTTCGCTCTGTTTTTCAACCAAGGCCAGTGTTGCTGTGCCGGCTCTCGCACGTACGTCCAAGCCGACATCTACGAGGAGTTTGTGGAACGCAGCGCTGAGAGAGCCAAGAGACGAGTGGTGGGAAACCCCTTCGACTTAAAAACAGAGCAGGGACCCCAG GTGGATGAGGAGCAGTTCAACAAGATCTTGGGTTACATCAGCAGCGGGAAAAGAGAAGGCGCCAAACTGATGTGCGGGGGTGGTGCGGCTGCGGACAGAGGATACTTCATCCAACCTACCGTCTTTGGAGATGTCCAGGATGACATGACCATCGCCAGGGAGGAG ATCTTTGGTCCAGTCATGCAGATCCTGAAGTTCAAGacgctggaggaggtggtggagcgAGCCAACGATTCGAAATACGGCCTGGCAGCTGCCGTGTTTACAAAAGACATCGACAAGGCCAGCTACATTTCCAACGCACTCCGCGCTGGCACAGTCTG GATCAATTGCTACGACGTGTTTGGGGCCCAGGCCCCGTTTGGAGGATACAAGGCTTCGGGGAACGGCAGAGAACTGGGAGAGTACGGCCTGGACAACTACACCGAAGTCAAAACG gTGACTATGAGAGTACCCCAGAAGAATTCTTAA